From Enterococcus mediterraneensis, the proteins below share one genomic window:
- a CDS encoding DNA-directed RNA polymerase subunit omega has protein sequence MKKKKYVIGTLIVVLTFIGLTGKSYADSILKWGGEDHISTINSNLDKLSNLLSVKEQKIAQLSNESTSTQNQLNQLQKDIDGYRQQLENLKNENNQLAGEKTSLESQLNSKNGELQSKQQEIADKLKEIDQKNQEINQKNQEWNSKLQEALNQANDLRNTINSLNNQINTLNSEKNSLQAELDSTKQQLANATKENSDLKAYIDKLNKANQDVKDIANKSQQLVDQHK, from the coding sequence ATGAAAAAGAAAAAATATGTAATCGGGACACTCATCGTTGTACTAACATTTATTGGTTTAACTGGTAAAAGTTATGCAGATAGCATTTTAAAATGGGGTGGGGAAGATCATATTTCTACCATCAATAGTAACTTAGACAAGTTGAGTAACTTACTATCAGTCAAGGAACAGAAAATCGCACAATTATCCAATGAATCAACTAGTACACAGAACCAATTAAATCAGCTTCAAAAAGATATTGACGGTTATCGGCAACAGTTAGAGAATTTAAAAAATGAAAATAATCAACTAGCTGGAGAAAAAACTAGTTTAGAATCTCAATTAAATAGTAAAAATGGAGAGTTACAATCTAAACAGCAAGAAATTGCGGACAAATTGAAAGAAATTGATCAAAAAAATCAAGAGATCAATCAGAAAAATCAAGAATGGAATTCTAAACTGCAAGAAGCATTAAATCAAGCGAATGATCTGCGAAATACCATTAATTCACTAAATAACCAAATCAACACATTAAACAGTGAAAAGAATTCTTTACAAGCAGAGCTCGATTCTACTAAACAGCAGTTAGCAAATGCAACTAAAGAAAATTCTGATTTAAAAGCGTATATTGATAAATTAAACAAAGCTAACCAAGATGTAAAAGACATAGCGAACAAGTCCCAACAATTAGTCGACCAACATAAATAA
- a CDS encoding DUF2929 family protein produces the protein MRYIVTLFWSFILGQVVGYLGSSLGGGVYDFKLTTMISLFVGVIVILLGTVAPSRKVSHE, from the coding sequence ATGCGTTATATCGTTACGTTATTTTGGTCGTTTATTTTAGGTCAGGTTGTCGGTTACCTTGGGAGTTCTCTTGGGGGAGGCGTATATGATTTCAAATTGACCACAATGATCTCATTATTTGTCGGTGTAATTGTCATTTTATTAGGAACAGTCGCTCCATCAAGAAAAGTATCACACGAATAA
- a CDS encoding DUF6932 family protein — MVLNQEFEKRAIAFDANGNYIPGIHQVTMQEFEELFIKNMPQSSTRKRNLDGLRNFFDSDIMNHCQQAITKIWIDGSFCTNKENPNDIDGVIFLDPHPSKLEITNNFLSRFNEWHFLAHEKFYSDLYPIYDVGVITPNIDDYLSIMPREDVHGLIQQFDHDMKYWMGQFSFDRNRNPKGIFEIITDGGVLS, encoded by the coding sequence ATGGTTTTAAATCAAGAGTTTGAAAAAAGGGCAATTGCATTCGATGCTAATGGTAACTATATTCCAGGGATTCATCAAGTAACAATGCAAGAGTTTGAAGAGCTTTTTATAAAAAATATGCCGCAGTCATCAACTAGAAAAAGAAATTTAGATGGGTTGAGAAACTTTTTTGATAGTGATATCATGAATCATTGCCAACAAGCGATTACCAAAATTTGGATAGACGGAAGCTTTTGTACAAATAAAGAAAATCCTAATGATATTGACGGGGTCATTTTTTTGGATCCTCATCCATCAAAACTTGAAATTACCAATAATTTCTTAAGTCGCTTCAATGAGTGGCATTTTTTAGCACACGAAAAATTCTACTCAGACTTATACCCCATTTACGACGTAGGGGTAATCACTCCAAACATAGACGATTATTTGTCTATTATGCCTAGAGAGGATGTTCATGGACTTATTCAACAGTTTGACCATGACATGAAGTACTGGATGGGACAATTTTCTTTTGATAGGAATAGAAACCCCAAAGGAATTTTTGAGATAATAACTGATGGAGGTGTCCTAAGTTGA
- a CDS encoding phage holin: MKMTNETYNKIKWIVMILLPALTALVAGLGKAYGWDGTELAVTTLTLFTTFLGAITVNSSSKYHADNMADKDDQENNL, encoded by the coding sequence ATGAAAATGACAAATGAAACGTATAACAAAATCAAATGGATCGTAATGATCCTATTACCAGCGCTGACAGCACTAGTTGCTGGTTTAGGTAAAGCATACGGATGGGATGGCACAGAGTTGGCGGTTACTACACTCACACTGTTTACTACATTTTTAGGTGCTATCACGGTGAACAGCTCTAGCAAGTATCACGCGGATAATATGGCCGATAAAGACGATCAAGAAAATAACCTTTAG
- the dnaE gene encoding DNA polymerase III subunit alpha codes for MSFPQLYTTTSYSLLQSTIQIPRLVQEAKTKGYQTIGICDRNVLSGTVEFYQACQKEGLQAVIGLHLDYFAPELEDQFEVLLFAKNFLGYQRLIQLSSKKMITGQVQLEDVEGTDDLIVIFPEHNELSFLMGNGEDATKRLDIFLQLFGKENLYYGVSSRDLQENSPSSYKWWQENLSLCGIESVKALSVDELPAITVMEHIKNGTQVESFSEIITDEKTGYLKAEKEVRRFFQDAVDGEAGKEALKNAELIAETCHFELPLQQKLLPHYPLTGKTAADYLKELCFEKLPQRVKDPDERYQQRLDYELSVIHEMGFDDYFLIVWDVMAFAHQEKIVTGAGRGSAAGSLVAYVLAITDVDPIQYQLLFERFLNPERYTMPDIDLDIPDNRREEVLQYVQKKYGKFQMAQIATFGTMAAKMVLRDVGRVFGLSQSEANRWSKAVPNALKMTLERAYQESARLRELVASNEKNQRLFQIAKLLEGLPRHVSTHAAGVVISDQNLLNLIPLQEGSEGILLTQFTMNDVETVGLLKMDFLGLRNLSIIDQTLQEIQRFSGEVFSQKAIPLDDPETLRLFQAGDTAGIFQFESAGIRNVLRRLGPENIEDIAAVNALYRPGPMQHIDSFIKRKKGLEKVRYPDESLRPILANTYGVMVYQEQIMQAASAMAGFTLGQADILRRAISKKKKAVLDEERRHFVQGALQKGHDQETAEKVYDYIERFADYGFNRSHAFAYSFVGFQMAYLKVHYPGPFFSALLHSVRHNASKVKEYLNEAKKRQIEVLPPDINQSGYSFQLQSLKVLRFGLSSIKGIRRDFVMDILNERRANGPYSSFDQFLIRIDPKWRKEDTLRPLIEVGVFDELEPHRRQLASELEGKIQNIQYSGGSLDLLNVMTLKEQEIQEYRLDEKLLLEEKYLGVYLSGHPVEQFAKLQRAKGVRNITEIVADQKVRLLLYIRDIREIRTKRGEQMAFVEGNDPSGEISVTIFPELYRQVRQTFAENDVIYIEGKSEISKYNGELQIIADKVQPASQLEATISQSTCFLRITKESEEQLLTPLYHLIQENPGPVPVVLYYVESGKKRILSENYWVGEQTVFQEKLKKLLGEENVVFK; via the coding sequence ATGAGTTTTCCTCAATTATATACAACGACTTCATACTCTTTGCTGCAAAGTACCATCCAGATACCTCGTCTGGTCCAAGAAGCAAAAACAAAAGGCTATCAAACCATCGGTATTTGTGATCGCAATGTTCTTTCCGGCACGGTGGAATTTTACCAAGCTTGTCAAAAAGAAGGCTTGCAGGCGGTCATTGGGCTGCATTTGGATTATTTTGCGCCTGAACTGGAGGATCAATTTGAGGTCTTACTGTTTGCCAAAAATTTTCTCGGCTACCAAAGGTTGATCCAGCTTTCCAGTAAAAAAATGATCACAGGACAAGTACAATTGGAAGATGTTGAGGGAACGGATGATTTGATCGTCATTTTCCCGGAACATAATGAATTGTCCTTTTTGATGGGAAACGGCGAAGATGCAACGAAACGCTTAGATATATTTCTTCAACTATTCGGGAAAGAAAATCTTTATTACGGAGTTTCATCCCGAGATTTGCAGGAAAATAGTCCTAGTTCTTATAAATGGTGGCAAGAGAATCTTTCACTTTGCGGCATCGAGTCCGTGAAAGCTCTGAGCGTAGATGAGTTGCCGGCGATCACCGTAATGGAACATATCAAAAACGGTACACAGGTAGAAAGTTTCAGTGAGATCATCACCGATGAAAAGACAGGTTATTTGAAAGCAGAAAAAGAAGTCCGTCGTTTTTTTCAAGATGCTGTTGATGGAGAGGCTGGAAAAGAAGCACTGAAAAACGCGGAACTGATTGCTGAAACATGTCATTTTGAATTGCCATTGCAGCAAAAACTTTTACCTCACTACCCATTGACTGGAAAAACTGCGGCAGATTACTTAAAAGAACTCTGCTTTGAAAAATTACCGCAACGGGTAAAAGATCCTGATGAGCGCTACCAGCAACGATTAGACTACGAATTATCGGTGATCCATGAAATGGGGTTTGATGACTATTTCTTGATCGTCTGGGACGTGATGGCGTTCGCTCATCAAGAAAAAATAGTGACTGGCGCGGGACGGGGATCTGCCGCAGGTTCGCTAGTGGCGTATGTGCTGGCGATCACGGATGTCGATCCTATCCAATATCAACTGCTTTTTGAACGCTTTTTAAATCCTGAACGTTATACGATGCCGGATATTGATCTGGATATTCCTGATAACCGTCGTGAAGAAGTACTGCAATATGTGCAAAAAAAATATGGAAAATTCCAAATGGCGCAGATCGCGACCTTTGGAACGATGGCGGCAAAAATGGTCTTAAGGGACGTTGGCAGAGTTTTCGGCTTATCTCAAAGTGAAGCGAATCGCTGGTCCAAAGCAGTCCCTAATGCGTTGAAGATGACATTGGAACGGGCCTATCAAGAGTCTGCGCGTTTGAGAGAGTTGGTCGCAAGCAATGAAAAGAATCAACGTCTGTTTCAAATCGCGAAACTGTTAGAAGGATTGCCCCGTCATGTTTCGACCCATGCTGCTGGTGTCGTTATCAGCGACCAAAACCTGCTGAATTTGATTCCTTTACAAGAAGGTTCTGAAGGGATACTTCTTACACAATTTACTATGAACGATGTGGAGACAGTCGGTCTTTTAAAAATGGACTTCTTGGGTTTGCGAAACTTGTCTATTATCGACCAAACATTGCAGGAGATCCAGCGTTTCAGCGGTGAAGTATTTTCACAAAAAGCGATCCCTCTTGATGATCCTGAAACACTGCGTTTATTCCAAGCAGGCGACACAGCGGGGATTTTTCAATTTGAATCAGCCGGGATTCGCAATGTCTTACGGCGATTAGGACCGGAAAATATTGAAGACATCGCTGCGGTCAATGCGTTGTATCGTCCAGGACCGATGCAGCATATCGATTCTTTTATCAAGCGGAAAAAAGGTTTGGAAAAAGTCCGCTATCCTGATGAAAGTCTGCGACCGATTTTAGCTAATACTTATGGGGTCATGGTCTATCAAGAACAGATCATGCAGGCGGCTTCTGCGATGGCCGGCTTTACACTGGGACAAGCAGATATTTTGCGTCGGGCAATCAGCAAAAAGAAAAAAGCAGTATTGGATGAAGAAAGACGTCATTTTGTCCAAGGAGCTTTGCAAAAAGGACACGATCAAGAAACTGCGGAGAAAGTGTACGACTATATCGAACGTTTCGCGGATTACGGATTCAACCGTTCCCATGCTTTTGCTTATTCGTTTGTCGGCTTTCAAATGGCGTATCTGAAAGTCCATTATCCGGGTCCGTTTTTCTCAGCACTGCTCCACTCGGTTCGACATAATGCCAGCAAGGTAAAAGAATATTTGAACGAAGCAAAAAAAAGACAGATCGAAGTTTTACCTCCTGACATCAATCAGAGCGGGTACAGTTTTCAACTCCAGTCCTTAAAAGTCCTGCGTTTTGGTTTAAGCAGTATCAAAGGTATCCGGCGCGACTTTGTTATGGATATTTTAAATGAACGGCGGGCAAACGGACCTTATAGTTCTTTTGATCAGTTTTTGATCCGCATCGATCCAAAGTGGCGTAAAGAAGATACATTGCGTCCTTTGATCGAAGTTGGCGTATTTGATGAATTAGAACCGCATCGTCGGCAACTGGCATCAGAATTAGAAGGAAAGATCCAGAACATCCAATATAGCGGCGGCAGTTTGGATCTGCTGAACGTAATGACATTAAAAGAGCAAGAGATCCAAGAGTATCGGTTGGACGAAAAGCTGCTTTTGGAAGAAAAGTATCTAGGTGTCTATTTATCAGGGCATCCTGTAGAACAATTTGCCAAACTCCAGAGAGCAAAAGGAGTACGCAATATCACTGAGATCGTCGCTGATCAGAAAGTCCGCTTGCTGCTGTATATTCGAGATATTCGTGAGATCCGTACAAAGCGGGGAGAGCAGATGGCGTTTGTCGAAGGCAATGATCCCAGCGGTGAAATCTCTGTAACGATCTTTCCGGAGTTGTATCGTCAGGTCCGACAGACTTTTGCGGAAAATGATGTCATTTATATCGAAGGCAAATCGGAGATCAGTAAATACAACGGAGAATTGCAGATCATCGCAGATAAAGTCCAACCGGCAAGTCAACTAGAAGCAACGATCTCACAATCCACTTGTTTTTTACGCATCACTAAAGAAAGTGAAGAACAGTTGCTTACGCCGCTTTATCATTTGATCCAAGAAAATCCCGGACCAGTCCCAGTCGTTCTTTATTATGTAGAAAGCGGCAAAAAACGCATTTTAAGTGAGAATTATTGGGTTGGAGAGCAAACTGTTTTCCAAGAAAAGCTGAAAAAACTTTTAGGGGAAGAAAATGTTGTTTTCAAGTGA
- a CDS encoding multidrug efflux MFS transporter, whose protein sequence is MKIDWKRNLMISWIGCFFTGASFSLVMPFIPLYIEQLGTPKNQVELFSGLAISVTAFASAVVAPIWGNLADRKGRRLMMIRAAAGMTFSMGALAFVPNVYWLLGMRFMTGILSGYIPNATALIASQAPKEKSGWALGTLATGGIAGSLIGPSMGGALAQWFGMQNVFIITGVVLFITMILTVFFVKENFVPVEKHAMLTVKEIFKRVDDVQVLVGLFITSLILQIGVTSITPILTLYIRQLSGDTENVLFISGLIVSIAGVSAIVSSPALGKIGDRIGNHKVLLGGLLLSFLCFIPMGLVKTPFQLGVMRFLLGFSTGALMPSINTLISKITPPEGVSRIYSYNQMFSNFGQVLGPMIGSTVAHGYGYRSVFWVTSAFVLVNIFLSLFNFRKMLRVRL, encoded by the coding sequence ATGAAAATAGATTGGAAGCGAAATTTGATGATCTCGTGGATCGGCTGTTTTTTCACGGGAGCGAGTTTCAGCTTGGTAATGCCCTTTATCCCATTATATATAGAACAATTGGGCACGCCTAAAAACCAAGTAGAATTATTTTCAGGCTTGGCGATCTCAGTCACAGCCTTTGCCTCTGCGGTGGTAGCACCGATTTGGGGAAATTTAGCCGACCGTAAAGGCCGACGTTTGATGATGATTCGTGCGGCTGCAGGGATGACTTTTAGTATGGGCGCATTGGCATTTGTTCCTAATGTATACTGGCTGTTAGGGATGCGTTTTATGACTGGTATCTTATCGGGCTATATTCCAAATGCAACGGCATTGATCGCATCACAAGCACCCAAAGAAAAAAGCGGTTGGGCTCTCGGTACATTAGCGACTGGAGGGATCGCCGGAAGTTTGATCGGACCGTCTATGGGGGGCGCTTTAGCTCAATGGTTCGGGATGCAAAACGTCTTTATCATCACAGGTGTAGTTTTGTTTATTACGATGATCTTGACCGTCTTTTTTGTAAAAGAGAATTTCGTTCCAGTAGAAAAGCACGCGATGCTGACAGTCAAAGAGATCTTCAAACGTGTCGACGATGTGCAAGTATTAGTAGGACTATTTATTACATCATTGATTTTACAAATCGGCGTGACAAGTATCACACCTATTTTAACTTTATACATACGTCAATTGAGCGGTGATACTGAGAATGTATTGTTTATCAGCGGATTGATCGTGTCTATCGCCGGCGTTTCAGCGATCGTGTCTTCACCGGCACTGGGAAAAATCGGTGACAGGATTGGTAATCATAAGGTATTATTAGGCGGTCTGCTGCTATCGTTTCTTTGTTTTATTCCGATGGGATTGGTCAAAACACCATTTCAATTAGGGGTCATGCGTTTTCTTCTAGGATTTTCAACAGGAGCGCTGATGCCGTCCATCAATACATTGATCAGCAAGATCACACCTCCAGAAGGGGTCAGTCGGATATACAGCTATAATCAAATGTTCTCTAATTTTGGACAAGTATTAGGACCGATGATCGGTTCAACGGTCGCTCATGGTTACGGCTACCGTTCTGTGTTCTGGGTGACGAGTGCCTTTGTTTTGGTCAATATTTTCTTATCATTATTCAACTTCCGCAAAATGCTGCGGGTCCGTCTATAA
- the pfkA gene encoding 6-phosphofructokinase, with the protein MKRIGILTSGGDAPGMNAAIRAVTRKAIYDGIEVYGINYGFAGLVAGDIRRLDVADVGDKIQRGGTFLYSARYPEFATEEGQLKGIEQLKKFGIEGLVVIGGDGSYHGAMALTKRGFPAVGIPGTIDNDIPGTDFTIGFDTAINTVLESIDRIRDTATSHVRTFVIEVMGRGAGDIALWSGVAGGADEIIIPEHEFDMAAVAQRIREGRDRGKKHCLIVLAEGVMGGNEFAEKLSEYGDFHTRVSILGHVVRGGSPSARDRVLASKFGAYAVELLKEGKGGLCIGIEDNKMVAADIIDTLENNKHKPDVSLYDLNQQLSF; encoded by the coding sequence ATGAAGCGCATCGGAATCTTAACTAGTGGTGGAGATGCCCCAGGGATGAACGCAGCGATTCGTGCTGTGACCCGCAAAGCCATTTATGATGGCATTGAAGTATATGGAATCAACTATGGTTTTGCCGGATTGGTCGCAGGCGATATTCGTCGTTTAGACGTGGCTGATGTTGGCGACAAGATCCAACGCGGCGGTACCTTCTTATATTCTGCGCGTTATCCAGAGTTCGCAACAGAAGAAGGACAACTAAAAGGTATTGAACAATTGAAAAAATTCGGTATCGAAGGTCTTGTAGTTATCGGTGGAGACGGTTCTTACCACGGTGCGATGGCGTTGACAAAACGCGGATTCCCAGCAGTTGGTATCCCAGGAACAATCGACAACGATATCCCAGGAACTGACTTTACGATCGGTTTTGATACAGCGATCAATACTGTTTTAGAATCTATCGACCGTATTCGTGATACAGCGACTTCCCATGTTCGTACATTTGTTATCGAAGTAATGGGACGCGGCGCAGGTGATATCGCATTATGGTCTGGTGTTGCCGGCGGTGCGGATGAAATCATCATCCCAGAACACGAATTTGATATGGCTGCTGTAGCACAACGTATCCGTGAAGGACGCGACCGTGGGAAAAAACATTGCTTGATCGTATTAGCTGAAGGTGTAATGGGCGGAAATGAATTTGCTGAAAAACTTTCAGAATACGGTGACTTCCATACTCGTGTATCTATTTTAGGTCACGTTGTCCGTGGTGGTTCTCCAAGTGCACGAGATCGCGTATTGGCAAGCAAATTTGGTGCTTACGCTGTTGAATTGCTGAAAGAAGGCAAAGGCGGATTATGCATCGGTATCGAAGACAACAAAATGGTTGCCGCTGATATTATCGATACACTTGAAAACAATAAACACAAACCAGATGTTTCCTTGTATGATTTGAACCAACAATTGTCATTCTAA
- a CDS encoding Cof-type HAD-IIB family hydrolase, producing the protein MKKKLIAIDLDGTTLNAASQITQRTQEVLSKATKAGHIVSIATGRPFRMSEMFYKQLALKTPMVNFNGALVHLPYQNWAQESETLINREIVFEILAQKQRLNLDFVAAENRETFYIDDLNFFNPNFFATDKATEKNLLSNLKTNPTSMLIQTKNEFASEVAQSLNQQFADYVDVRTWGGPNAILEVVAKGIQKAHGVSIVAKSLGIDQKDVIAFGDEHNDLEMLDYAGWGVAMANGTDAAKAISNDVTEKTNDDDGLADYLETHLAI; encoded by the coding sequence ATGAAAAAGAAATTAATCGCAATCGATTTAGATGGAACCACATTAAATGCCGCTTCACAAATCACCCAACGTACACAAGAGGTCTTAAGCAAAGCAACAAAAGCTGGGCACATCGTCAGCATCGCAACGGGTCGTCCGTTCCGCATGAGCGAAATGTTTTACAAACAGTTGGCCTTGAAAACGCCAATGGTCAATTTTAACGGTGCATTGGTCCATCTTCCTTATCAAAACTGGGCTCAGGAATCAGAAACGCTGATCAACCGTGAGATCGTTTTTGAAATTTTGGCTCAAAAACAACGATTGAATCTGGATTTCGTCGCCGCTGAAAATCGCGAGACTTTCTACATTGATGATTTAAACTTCTTCAATCCGAATTTTTTCGCTACTGACAAAGCTACTGAAAAAAATCTGCTGAGTAATTTAAAAACGAATCCTACTTCTATGCTGATTCAAACAAAAAATGAATTTGCCTCAGAAGTGGCTCAAAGTCTGAACCAACAATTTGCAGATTATGTAGATGTGCGAACTTGGGGTGGTCCTAACGCCATTTTAGAAGTGGTTGCAAAAGGCATCCAAAAAGCGCATGGGGTTTCGATCGTTGCAAAATCACTGGGGATCGATCAAAAAGATGTGATCGCATTTGGTGATGAGCATAACGATTTGGAAATGTTGGATTATGCCGGTTGGGGCGTAGCAATGGCCAACGGGACAGACGCTGCCAAAGCGATTTCCAATGATGTAACTGAAAAAACCAATGATGATGATGGTTTGGCTGATTATCTTGAAACTCATTTAGCGATTTAA
- a CDS encoding NCS2 family permease: MDKFFKLKENNTTVSTEIMAGLTTFFAMSYILFVNPSILSASGMPFQAVFLATIIASVIGTLVMGLFANVPYALAPGMGLNAFFTFTVVFGLGYTWQQALAMVFICGLINIFITVTKIRKLIIHAIPESMQHAIGGGIGIFVAYVGLKNANLLSFSADSGTILSSVVEDGKATNVSMNGGIVPALANFNSAPILLAVIALVLTTILVVKNVRGGILIGIIVTTIIGVFMGVVDLQSIDWHENSLGSSIQELGTTFGAAFGSEGMQSLFSDSSKLPQVLMTIIAFSLSDTFDTIGTFIGTGRRTGIFSKADEAALEDGRGMDTKMDRALFADAIATSIGAIFGTSNTTTYVESAAGIGAGGRTGLTSIVVAALFALSSLISPLISVVPAEATAPALILVGVMMMASFKDIDWTELEEAVPAFFASIFMGLCYSISYGIAAGFIFYTIVKVIKGKFNEISPILWVVDILFIINFIILAVL; this comes from the coding sequence ATGGATAAGTTTTTCAAATTAAAGGAAAACAACACAACAGTTTCAACAGAAATAATGGCGGGGTTAACAACATTTTTCGCGATGAGTTACATTCTTTTCGTGAATCCGTCTATTTTATCCGCATCAGGGATGCCGTTTCAGGCAGTCTTTCTAGCAACGATCATCGCTTCAGTGATCGGGACATTAGTAATGGGACTTTTTGCAAATGTTCCTTACGCATTAGCACCAGGAATGGGATTGAATGCCTTTTTCACATTTACCGTAGTTTTTGGTCTGGGGTATACTTGGCAGCAAGCATTAGCGATGGTATTCATCTGTGGACTTATCAATATTTTTATTACAGTGACCAAAATCCGTAAATTGATCATTCATGCGATTCCTGAAAGCATGCAGCATGCGATCGGTGGCGGGATCGGGATCTTTGTCGCTTATGTAGGTTTGAAAAACGCGAATCTATTAAGCTTCAGCGCAGATTCAGGAACGATTTTGTCCAGCGTAGTAGAAGATGGCAAAGCGACAAATGTATCTATGAACGGCGGGATCGTTCCAGCGTTGGCGAATTTCAATAGCGCTCCGATTCTTTTGGCGGTCATCGCTCTTGTATTGACGACGATTTTAGTCGTTAAAAACGTTCGCGGCGGGATCTTGATCGGGATCATCGTTACTACGATCATCGGCGTGTTTATGGGCGTTGTGGATCTGCAGTCGATCGACTGGCATGAAAATTCTTTAGGAAGTTCGATACAGGAATTAGGAACAACATTTGGGGCAGCCTTTGGTTCGGAAGGAATGCAATCATTATTCAGTGATTCATCAAAACTTCCACAAGTTTTGATGACGATCATTGCGTTTAGTCTTTCTGATACATTTGATACGATCGGTACATTCATCGGTACTGGACGACGCACTGGCATCTTCTCTAAAGCAGATGAAGCAGCGTTGGAAGATGGACGCGGCATGGATACAAAAATGGATCGGGCATTGTTTGCCGATGCGATCGCAACATCCATCGGTGCGATTTTTGGGACATCCAATACGACGACTTATGTCGAATCAGCAGCCGGGATCGGCGCAGGCGGACGTACCGGTTTGACTTCGATTGTCGTTGCGGCTTTGTTTGCTCTTAGCAGCTTGATCTCACCACTGATCTCAGTAGTTCCGGCAGAAGCCACAGCACCAGCATTGATTTTAGTAGGTGTAATGATGATGGCTTCCTTTAAAGATATCGATTGGACAGAATTGGAAGAAGCCGTTCCAGCATTTTTCGCTTCTATCTTTATGGGCTTGTGCTATAGCATCTCATACGGGATCGCCGCTGGATTTATTTTCTACACGATCGTAAAAGTCATCAAAGGAAAATTCAACGAGATCTCTCCGATTCTTTGGGTCGTAGATATTTTATTCATCATCAATTTTATTATTTTGGCTGTTCTTTAA
- a CDS encoding GH25 family lysozyme, giving the protein MSIPTPVILDISEWQPPASINYDKLAKAVDGVIIRIQYGSNYIDKHYKTHINEFKKRGVPIAVYAWVRGSSYSDMETEAKDFYNRAKAYNPTFWWLDVEEKSMSDMRGGVEKYRAKLKSLGAKKVGVYVANHLYASFNLDTAKFDGIWIPTYGSNNGQYNGSNPTATSNYDIHQYTSNGKLNGYNGPLDLNRIVRKGFDYFFGGANSSESNSGNSNSSSSGAKYSTSGKTIYKMAEDVKNGKAGNGDTRKKNLGNYYNGVQAVVNYHAGGSNKAAAMNVLAKETLAGKYGNGDARKKVLGNYYDEVQAIINKESAPAKTYTVKSGDTLSRIGTKLGVNWKTLASKNGIKGPAYTIYPGQKIKY; this is encoded by the coding sequence ATGAGTATCCCAACACCAGTGATTTTAGATATCAGTGAGTGGCAGCCACCAGCTTCGATAAACTATGACAAGTTGGCCAAAGCGGTTGACGGCGTGATCATCCGTATCCAATATGGATCAAACTATATTGACAAACACTATAAGACCCATATTAATGAGTTTAAAAAAAGAGGTGTGCCGATTGCTGTCTACGCCTGGGTCCGAGGCTCCTCCTATTCTGACATGGAGACAGAAGCGAAAGACTTTTACAATCGTGCAAAAGCCTACAATCCAACCTTTTGGTGGCTTGATGTAGAAGAAAAATCGATGAGCGACATGCGTGGTGGCGTAGAGAAATATCGAGCTAAACTAAAATCCCTTGGGGCTAAAAAAGTCGGTGTGTATGTGGCTAATCATCTATATGCATCATTTAATTTAGATACTGCTAAATTTGATGGTATTTGGATTCCAACCTATGGGAGTAATAATGGGCAATACAACGGATCAAATCCAACTGCCACATCTAACTACGATATCCATCAATACACCTCAAATGGCAAATTGAATGGATATAATGGGCCGCTTGATTTAAACCGCATCGTTCGAAAAGGGTTCGACTATTTCTTCGGCGGAGCAAACTCTAGCGAGTCTAATTCAGGCAATAGCAATTCATCTTCATCCGGAGCAAAATATTCCACTTCAGGTAAAACCATTTACAAGATGGCTGAAGATGTAAAAAATGGAAAAGCCGGAAATGGAGATACACGCAAGAAAAATCTTGGGAACTACTATAACGGAGTGCAGGCGGTAGTTAACTATCATGCAGGTGGATCAAACAAGGCAGCTGCTATGAATGTACTAGCCAAAGAAACACTGGCCGGCAAATATGGAAACGGCGACGCTCGTAAGAAAGTCCTTGGCAACTACTATGACGAGGTGCAAGCTATCATCAACAAAGAATCTGCGCCTGCTAAAACCTATACTGTTAAATCCGGCGACACACTGAGCAGAATCGGAACTAAGCTTGGCGTTAACTGGAAGACTCTAGCTTCTAAGAACGGAATCAAAGGACCAGCTTACACAATTTATCCTGGTCAAAAAATTAAATACTAA